The following coding sequences lie in one Sesamum indicum cultivar Zhongzhi No. 13 linkage group LG9, S_indicum_v1.0, whole genome shotgun sequence genomic window:
- the LOC105170133 gene encoding putative ER lumen protein-retaining receptor C28H8.4 codes for MGRRRNAPLYKLFAWVRRQSTKVKTFLAAACVICPLVALKLLVHDHNQFFVVSEAVHFAGILVLIYKLTTQKTCSGLSLKTQELTAIFLAARLCCSLFMEGDIHTVLDFVTLVSTLWVIYMIRFKLKSTYIVELDNMPLYYVAVPSAILALFIHPYTHHARIGRILWAFAVYLESVSVLPQLRMMQNMKMVEPFTANYVFALGVARFLGCAHWIIKVYDSAGKYLYLAGSGYIWLPMVLVAEVVQTFILADFCYYYVKSVMNGQLLVTLPLPV; via the exons ATGGGGCGGAGGAGGAACGCGCCGCTGTACAAGCTTTTTGCATGGGTGCGGCGGCAGTCCACCAAGGTGAAGACTTTCTTGGCCGCGGCGTGCGTGATCTGCCCCCTCGTGGCGCTCAAGTTGCTGGTTCACGATCACAACCAGTTCTTCGTCGTCTCTGAAGCCGTCCATTTTGCTGGGATTTTGGTCTTGATTTACAAGCTCACCACCCAGAAGACTTGCTCCG GCCTTTCTCTGAAGACTCAAGAACTTACAGCGATATTCTTGGCTGCAAGATTGTGCTGTAGTTTGTTTATGGAGGGTGATATTCACACTGTTCTTGATTTTGTGACACTTGTGTCGACTTTGTGGGTCATCTACATGATAAGGTTCAAGCTCAAGTCGACCTACATTGTGGAGCTGGATAATATGCCTCTGTATTATGTG GCCGTGCCTTCTGCAATCCTAGCCTTATTTATCCATCCTTACACGCATCATGCACGTATTGGCAGAATCCTTTGGGCCTTTGCTGTCTACTTAGAATCTGTTTCCGTGTTGCCGCAACTGCGGATGATGCAGAACATGAAG ATGGTTGAACCATTCACAGCTAATTATGTGTTTGCACTTGGTGTTGCAAGATTCTTAGGATGTGCTCATTGGATCATTAAG GTGTATGATTCAGCGGGGAAGTATTTGTATCTAGCTGGCTCCGGGTACATTTGGCTGCCTATGGTCCTTGTAGCAGAAGTTGTTCAGACATTCATCTTAGCAGACTTCTGTTACTATTATGTCAAGAG TGTGATGAATGGGCAACTTCTGGTCACTCTGCCTTTGCCTGTCTAA
- the LOC105170132 gene encoding probable purine permease 4 yields the protein MAFPSFELSPPPPPSSQVEENTTTSVIIKQENASNSTKTSKNYNLLLAINYAFLFVGSVSSTLIFKFYFIHKGSSRWVSTWVQSAGFPLLLLPVFLPYYLFKCTRRRPFSGFSSKLLLLSMAVGVFLGVNNFLFSWGNSYLPVSTASLLLSSQLAFNLILSVIIVKQKITFMNLNCVILLTLSSVLLALSSSHDKPQGLTRGKYMVGFFSTLGAGFLFALYLPVMEKIYRKVYCYSMVVEMQLVMEMTATVFATAGMAADGGFSDMKVESARVFDKGPVEYWCTIAGNLVLWQFCFMGTAGMVFLTTSLTGGICMTALMAMNVVGGVAVYGDELGGVKAVSTVLCVWGFCSYLYGMYMKNKNQKQSSHQSSTIQMEEVSIAHTAS from the coding sequence ATGGCCTTTCCTTCATTTGAGCTCtcaccaccacctccgccGTCATCACAAGTAGAAGAAAACACAACTACGTCCGTGataattaaacaagaaaacgCTTCCAATTCCACCAAAACAAGCAAGAACTACAATCTTCTCCTAGCGATCAACTACGCTTTTCTGTTTGTGGGCTCTGTTTCTTCAACCCTAATCTTCAAGTTCTACTTCATCCACAAGGGTTCCAGCAGATGGGTCTCCACGTGGGTTCAGTCTGCCGGGTTTCCTCTCCTCCTTCTGCCCGTATTCCTCCCTTATTATCTCTTCAAATGCACTCGACGCCGACCCTTTTCCGGCTTCTCCTCAAAGCTTTTGCTGCTGTCAATGGCCGTCGGCGTTTTCTTGGGCGTTAACaactttctcttttcttgggGAAACTCGTATTTGCCAGTTTCCACGGCTTCTCTTCTCCTTTCTTCGCAACTGGCTTTCAATCTCATCCTGTCCGTCATTATcgttaaacaaaaaataacgTTTATGAATCTCAACTGCGTCATACTTCTGACGCTGAGTTCAGTTCTTCTCGCCCTGAGTTCCAGCCACGACAAACCCCAAGGTTTAACCCGCGGCAAATACATGGTGGGCTTCTTCTCAACCCTAGGCGCAGGGTTCTTGTTCGCTTTGTATCTCCCGGTAATGGAGAAGATATACCGGAAAGTGTACTGCTATTCCATGGTGGTAGAGATGCAGCTTGTGATGGAAATGACGGCGACAGTTTTCGCCACCGCGGGCATGGCGGCGGACGGCGGGTTTTCAGATATGAAGGTTGAGAGCGCCAGGGTGTTTGATAAAGGCCCGGTTGAGTACTGGTGTACTATCGCCGGAAATCTGGTATTGTGGCAGTTCTGCTTCATGGGCACAGCGGGAATGGTGTTCTTGACGACGTCGTTGACGGGAGGGATATGCATGACGGCGTTGATGGCGATGAACGTGGTGGGAGGAGTGGCGGTGTATGGAGATGAGTTGGGTGGCGTGAAGGCGGTTTCCACCGTGCTTTGTGTTTGGGGGTTTTGTTCTTATTTGTATGGGATGTatatgaagaacaagaatcaAAAGCAAAGTAGTCATCAGTCGTCGACCATTCAGATGGAGGAGGTTTCCATCGCACATACTGCTTCCTag
- the LOC105170134 gene encoding AFP homolog 2-like, translated as MGRDFSMVEDGFGLSLELSIGGSYGKSGNNPETIAGQTTDPCGEDDEGENSNNGVPRSDFSCAGADNGCEFADLHKRREIQAIRRQEARKKREEKLKKSRGLNGVDDKLILEAQQFQARVKDREARERDGFSEDSARGKDRNETKNVGVQDLNISLFTENKNPGTDFTGPGKETQCLFSQVQFLPVLNGFAYSRVVPSPGPDVVDGKKNEVKGFLPVACRSSVGHGNGNASGNSSMDCDSGDGPGNSAALLTESLKRSSSAGSDHQSTSQKGGSCSDSGSHASSLSTHQNQCASRNDKVEFLEAIDSFSRAEPDQGFGKAIPEESCKTTKKLEADPHPNQTNNTSSTIENPTSPPSKEPTGLIDKPPKPPQHHKHGIASAPRMHRVSTTGNGPKGRTVTGFLYRYTRTEVSIMCVCHGSSFSPAEFVEHAGGVDVSNPLRHITVVPWASE; from the exons ATGGGGAGAGATTTCTCTATGGTGGAGGATGGATTTGGGCTGAGTTTGGAGTTGTCCATCGGTGGGAGCTACGGGAAATCGGGTAATAACCCGGAAACAATTGCGGGGCAAACGACGGACCCTTGTGGGGAAGATGATGAGGGCGAGAATAGTAATAATGGTGTCCCAAGATCTGATTTTTCCTGTGCGGGAGCAGATAATGGCTGTGAGTTTGCGGATCTGCACAAGAGAAGGGAAATTCAGGCTATAAGAAGGCAAGAAGCCCgtaagaaaagagaagaaaagctCAAGAAATCGAGAGGGTTGAATGGTGTAGATGATAAGCTGATTTTGGAGGCTCAGCAATTTCAAGCCAGAGTGAAGGACAGGGAAGCTAGAGAAAGAGATGGGTTTTCAGAGGATTCAGCTCGGGGAAAGGACAGaaatgagacaaaaaatgTTGGAGTCCAAGACTTGAATATCTCATTATTCACTGAGAACAAGAATCCGGGTACTGATTTTACGGGCCCCGGAAAAGAAACGCAGTGTTTGTTCTCACAGGTTCAGTTTCTGCCTGTCTTAAATGGTTTTGCGTATTCTCGTGTGGTTCCGTCTCCGGGGCCTGATGTTGTTGATGGGAAGAAGAATGAGGTGAAGGGGTTTCTCCCTGTGGCTTGCAGGAGTTCAGTAGGGCATGGGAATGGGAATGCAAGTGGGAATTCTTCGATGGATTGTGATTCCGGAGACGGGCCAGGGAATTCGGCGGCCCTGTTGACTGAGTCTCTGAAACGGAGTTCTTCGGCGGGTTCGGATCATCAAAGCACATCACAGAAAG GTGGAAGCTGTAGTGACTCCGGAAGCCATGCAAGTAGCTTGAGCACACACCAGAATCAGTGCGCTTCAAGAAATGATAAGGTTGAATTTCTTGAAGCCATTGATTCTTTTTCACGGGCAGAACCAGACCAAGGGTTCGGGAAAGCAATACCGGAGGAGAGTTgcaaaacaaccaaaaaacTAGAAGCAGACCCTCATCCCAATCAAACTAACAACACTAGTTCAACGATCGAGAATCCAACCTCTCCTCCATCAAAAGAACCAACTGGTCTTATCGACAAACCTCCCAAGCCACCACAACACCACAAGCACGGCATTGCTTCTGCTCCACGTATGCACCGTGTCTCAACAACAGGAAATGGCCCGAAGGGTAGAACGGTAACTGGATTTTTGTACAGATACACGAGAACTGAGGTCAGCATCATGTGTGTTTGCCATGGGAGCTCGTTTTCACCTGCCGAGTTTGTGGAGCATGCTGGAGGAGTAGACGTATCAAACCCTCTCAGGCACATCACTGTGGTTCCTTGGGCCTCGGAATAA